One segment of Triticum aestivum cultivar Chinese Spring chromosome 2A, IWGSC CS RefSeq v2.1, whole genome shotgun sequence DNA contains the following:
- the LOC123188143 gene encoding NADH dehydrogenase [ubiquinone] iron-sulfur protein 4, mitochondrial has protein sequence MAEPREQWTPYSGLIIISVRPDRTFAGRLLRSSSPASLSFCPHLSPAHGSDAMAAPLRRVFPSLGRALLSPTPARMLSAEASDALVEIKPGEIGMVSGIPEEHLRRKVLIYSPARTASQQGSGKVGRWKINFVSTQKWENPLMGWTSTGDPYANVGEAGLTFDSAESAKAFAEKHGWEYVVRKRHTPLLKPKTYAENFKWKGPPKTEEAA, from the exons ATGGCCGAGCCCAGAGAGCAATGGACACCCTACTCTGGGCTCATCATAATCTCGGTGCGGCCTGATCGCACATTTGCAGGCCGTCTGCTCCGAAGCTCCTCCCCCGCATCTCTCTCCTTTTGCCCCCACCTCTCTCCGGCGCACGGCTCCGACGCGATGGCCGCCCCACTCCGGCGGGTCTTCCCCTCCCTCGGCCGGGCCCTGCTCTCGCCTACGCCGGCACGGATGCTCTCCGCGGAGGCCTCCGATGCCCTCGTGGAGATCAAGCCCGGGGAGATCGGCATGGTCTCCGGGATCCCCGAGGAGCACCTCCGCCGCAAG GTTCTGATCTATTCACCAGCTAGGACTGCATCTCAGCAAGGTTCTGGCAAAGTCGGGAGGTGGAAAATCAATTTCGTGTCAACCCAAAA GTGGGAGAACCCATTGATGGGATGGACATCGACTGGTGATCCGTATGCTAATGTTGGTGAAGCTGGACTTACGTTTGACAGTGCCGAATCAGCGAAGGCATTTGCTGAAAAACACGGATGGGAATATGTG GTTAGGAAGCGCCATACACCTCTTCTGAAG CCCAAAACGTACGCAGAGAACTTCAAGTGGAAGGGCCCCCCGAAGACGGAGGAAGCAGCCTAA
- the LOC123188142 gene encoding uncharacterized protein has protein sequence MERQPASQPASDRGGTRHGGRGDTKLGGTHGAANAIAPRMQRACPRGASPHSVTRLTPLSLDATGIHSPSLQSSAPRDSPPPTCRPRPRPLAHVPRASLPRAPPSARIRLAAHAFLSRHGTGTQRRALRPPPSADIDSCVHAMAMVQPVDMAVKANEILARFRPIAPKPALPASPAQAQAIDGAADRVLCHLQSRPCRARKRGRPSAVPVSAPAAAAKRKRAAYPVPLRCAAAAATDAVVSTATRAYVSVPGSACMPFASLPPATASTGGNLTMLSTMVAGDEEEEEEERDIPVERDLLRKLLEPKVISPRAMRPVGSTIHVESIVHGAVDAASSTAASKTAEEVEAEVETDALPAIVTDSSNRVRLVNDAYKEMVGAPECLWLGAVAASRRISGEVALVVAEQATLPESPGGFSCTAKIEWECGGGERASIHAACDVSRLQCEYRHYLFAWRFRAADASSPADSHRAGGEA, from the coding sequence ATGGAGcggcagccagccagccagccagccagtgaCCGCGGCGGGACGCGCCACGGGGGACGAGGCGACACGAAGCTTGGAGGCACGCACGGTGCGGCGAACGCGATCGCGCCGCGCATGCAACGGGCCTGCCCGCGCGGTGCCTCCCCCCACTCCGTCACACGCCTGACGCCCCTCTCACTGGACGCCACTGGAATCCACAGCCCCTCCCTCCAAAGCAGCGCGCCCCGCGACTCGCCTCCGCCTACGTGTCGGCCGCGTCCCCGCCCGCTCGCCCACGTACCCCGCGCCTCCCTCCCACGTGCCCCTCCCTCTGCGCGCATCCGATTGGCCGCCCACGCCTTCTTAAGCCGGCACGGCACCGGGACCCAACGCCGTGCACTCCGTCCACCCCCGTCGGCAGACATCGACTCCTGCGTGCACGCAATGGCCATGGTGCAGCCGGTGGACATGGCCGTCAAGGCCAACGAGATCCTCGCGCGGTTCCGGCCCATCGCGCCCAAGCCCGCCCTGCCGGCGTCGCCGGCGCAGGCGCAGGCGATCGACGGCGCCGCCGACCGCGTGCTCTGCCACCTGCAGAGCAGGCCGTGCCGCGCAAGGAAGCGCGGGCGCCCGAGCGCCGTGCCGGTGTCCGCGCCGGCCGCTGCCgccaagaggaagagggcggcGTACCCGGTGCCGCTCcgatgcgcggcggcggcggccaccgaCGCGGTGGTGTCCACCGCGACGAGGGCCTATGTGTCCGTGCCGGGCAGTGCATGCATGCCGTTTGCGTCGCTGCCGCCGGCGACCGCGAGTACCGGCGGGAATCTGACGATGCTCTCGACCATGGTGGCgggcgatgaggaggaggaggaggaggagagggatatCCCCGTGGAGCGCGacctgctgcggaagctgctggaGCCCAAGGTGATCTCGCCGCGGGCGATGCGCCCCGTGGGATCCACCATCCACGTCGAATCCATCGTCCACGGCGCCGTCGACGCGGCCAGCAGCACGGCCGCCTCGAAGacggcggaggaggtggaggcggaggtggagacCGACGCGCTGCCGGCGATCGTCACGGACTCGAGCAACCGCGTCCGGCTGGTGAACGACGCGTACAAGGAGATGGTGGGCGCGCCCGAGTGCCTGTGGCTCGGCGCGGTGGCCGCGTCGAGGAGGATCAGCGGGGAGGTGGCGCTGGTGGTGGCCGAGCAGGCGACGCTGCCGGAGTCCCCAGGGGGGTTCTCGTGCACGGCGAAGATCGAGtgggagtgcggcggcggcgagcgggcttCCATCCATGCAGCGTGCGACGTCAGCCGGCTGCAGTGCGAGTACAGGCACTACCTCTTCGCCTGGAGGTTTCGCGCCGCCGATGCATCATCGCCCGCCGACAGCCACCGCGCCGGCGGCGAAGCATGA